Proteins from a single region of Peromyscus eremicus chromosome 9, PerEre_H2_v1, whole genome shotgun sequence:
- the Egr3 gene encoding early growth response protein 3 isoform X1, with translation MTGKLAEKLPVTMSSLLNQLPDNLYPEEIPSALNLFSGSSDSVAHYNQMATENVMDIGLTNEKPNPELSYSGSFQPAPGNKTVTYLGKFAFDSPSNWCQDNIISLMSAGILGVPPASGALSTQTSTASMVQPPQGDVEAMYPALPPYSNCGDLYSEPVSFHDPQGNPGLAYSPQDYQSAKPALDSNLFPMIPDYNLYHHPNDMGSIPEHKPFQGMDPIRVNPPPITPLETIKAFKDKQIHPGFGSLPQPPLTLKPIRPRKYPNRPSKTPLHERPHACPAEGCDRRFSRSDELTRHLRIHTGHKPFQCRICMRSFSRSDHLTTHIRTHTGEKPFACEFCGRKFARSDERKRHAKIHLKQKEKKSEKGGAPSASSAPTVSLAPVVTTCA, from the exons ATGACCGGCAAACTCGCCGAGAAGCTGCCGGTGACCATGAGCAGTTTGCTAAACCAATTGCCTGACAATCTGTACCCCGAGGAGATCCCCAGCGCGCTCAACCTCTTCTCCGGCAGCAGCGACTCGGTAGCCCATTACAATCAGATGGCTACAG AGAATGTGATGGACATCGGTCTGACCAACGAGAAGCCCAATCCGGAACTCTCTTATTCGGGCTCTTTCCAGCCAGCCCCCGGCAACAAGACCGTGACCTACTTGGGAAAGTTCGCTTTCGACTCTCCTTCCAACTGGTGCCAGGACAACATCATTAGCCTCATGAGTGCCGGTATCTTGGGGGTGCCCCCGGCCTCAGGGGCGCTCAGTACGCAGACGTCCACGGCTAGCATGGTGCAACCTCCGCAGGGCGACGTGGAGGCCATGTATCCGGCGCTGCCCCCCTATTCCAACTGCGGTGATCTCTACTCGGAGCCCGTGTCTTTCCACGACCCCCAGGGTAACCCTGGGCTCGCCTATTCTCCCCAGGATTACCAATCGGCCAAGCCAGCCTTGGACAGCAATCTTTTCCCCATGATTCCTGACTACAACCTGTACCACCACCCCAACGACATGGGCTCCATTCCGGAACACAAGCCCTTCCAGGGCATGGACCCCATCCGGGTCAACCCACCCCCTATTACCCCTCTGGAGACCATCAAGGCCTTCAAAGACAAGCAGATCCATCCGGGTTTCGGCAGCCTGCCCCAGCCGCCACTCACTCTCAAGCCCATCCGGCCCCGCAAGTACCCCAATCGGCCTAGCAAGACCCCGCTCCACGAGCGGCCCCACGCGTGCCCCGCAGAGGGCTGTGACCGCCGCTTCAGCCGCTCGGACGAGCTGACCCGGCACCTGCGCATCCACACGGGCCACAAGCCCTTTCAGTGTCGGATCTGCATGCGGAGCTTCAGCCGCAGCGACCACCTCACCACTCACATCCGCACGCACACCGGGGAGAAGCCCTTCGCGTGCGAGTTCTGTGGGCGCAAGTTTGCGCGCAGCGACGAGCGCAAGCGCCACGCCAAGATCCACCTCAAGCAAAAGGAGAAGAAGTCGGAGAAAGGGGGTGCGCCCTCTGCATCCTCGGCGCCCACCGTGTCCTTGGCCCCTGTGGTCACCACTTGCGCCTGA
- the Egr3 gene encoding early growth response protein 3 isoform X2, producing the protein MEPCAAWSPRGGRENVMDIGLTNEKPNPELSYSGSFQPAPGNKTVTYLGKFAFDSPSNWCQDNIISLMSAGILGVPPASGALSTQTSTASMVQPPQGDVEAMYPALPPYSNCGDLYSEPVSFHDPQGNPGLAYSPQDYQSAKPALDSNLFPMIPDYNLYHHPNDMGSIPEHKPFQGMDPIRVNPPPITPLETIKAFKDKQIHPGFGSLPQPPLTLKPIRPRKYPNRPSKTPLHERPHACPAEGCDRRFSRSDELTRHLRIHTGHKPFQCRICMRSFSRSDHLTTHIRTHTGEKPFACEFCGRKFARSDERKRHAKIHLKQKEKKSEKGGAPSASSAPTVSLAPVVTTCA; encoded by the exons ATGGAGCCATGTGCGGCGTGGAGTCCCCGCGGTGGGAGAG AGAATGTGATGGACATCGGTCTGACCAACGAGAAGCCCAATCCGGAACTCTCTTATTCGGGCTCTTTCCAGCCAGCCCCCGGCAACAAGACCGTGACCTACTTGGGAAAGTTCGCTTTCGACTCTCCTTCCAACTGGTGCCAGGACAACATCATTAGCCTCATGAGTGCCGGTATCTTGGGGGTGCCCCCGGCCTCAGGGGCGCTCAGTACGCAGACGTCCACGGCTAGCATGGTGCAACCTCCGCAGGGCGACGTGGAGGCCATGTATCCGGCGCTGCCCCCCTATTCCAACTGCGGTGATCTCTACTCGGAGCCCGTGTCTTTCCACGACCCCCAGGGTAACCCTGGGCTCGCCTATTCTCCCCAGGATTACCAATCGGCCAAGCCAGCCTTGGACAGCAATCTTTTCCCCATGATTCCTGACTACAACCTGTACCACCACCCCAACGACATGGGCTCCATTCCGGAACACAAGCCCTTCCAGGGCATGGACCCCATCCGGGTCAACCCACCCCCTATTACCCCTCTGGAGACCATCAAGGCCTTCAAAGACAAGCAGATCCATCCGGGTTTCGGCAGCCTGCCCCAGCCGCCACTCACTCTCAAGCCCATCCGGCCCCGCAAGTACCCCAATCGGCCTAGCAAGACCCCGCTCCACGAGCGGCCCCACGCGTGCCCCGCAGAGGGCTGTGACCGCCGCTTCAGCCGCTCGGACGAGCTGACCCGGCACCTGCGCATCCACACGGGCCACAAGCCCTTTCAGTGTCGGATCTGCATGCGGAGCTTCAGCCGCAGCGACCACCTCACCACTCACATCCGCACGCACACCGGGGAGAAGCCCTTCGCGTGCGAGTTCTGTGGGCGCAAGTTTGCGCGCAGCGACGAGCGCAAGCGCCACGCCAAGATCCACCTCAAGCAAAAGGAGAAGAAGTCGGAGAAAGGGGGTGCGCCCTCTGCATCCTCGGCGCCCACCGTGTCCTTGGCCCCTGTGGTCACCACTTGCGCCTGA